In a single window of the Pseudodesulfovibrio profundus genome:
- a CDS encoding IS1595 family transposase, translating into MRKSRLSKDKQLRLIEHFVAGTTARCAADLVGVNVKTAAYYFHRLREIIAVEESCEGMDFGEFEVDESYFGGKRKGKRGRGAAGKVPVFGILKRGGKVYTQVIPDAKGKTLLPIIQERIQPDSVVYSDCWYGYNVLDVSAFKHFRINHSKLFADSHNHINGIENFWNQAKRHMRKFNGIPTKHFSLFLKECEWRFNNSNPRSQFKQLKQWVRRHMG; encoded by the coding sequence ATGCGAAAAAGTCGTTTGAGCAAGGACAAGCAGCTTCGTTTAATCGAACATTTTGTGGCTGGCACGACAGCTCGTTGCGCTGCCGATCTGGTTGGTGTGAACGTCAAAACAGCCGCCTATTACTTTCACCGGCTCCGGGAAATCATAGCGGTAGAAGAGTCCTGTGAAGGGATGGATTTTGGCGAATTTGAGGTCGATGAGAGCTACTTCGGTGGCAAGCGAAAGGGCAAAAGAGGACGTGGGGCGGCTGGTAAGGTTCCTGTTTTTGGAATCCTTAAAAGGGGCGGGAAGGTCTATACACAGGTGATTCCTGATGCGAAAGGTAAAACCTTGCTTCCCATTATTCAGGAAAGAATCCAGCCAGACAGTGTGGTTTACTCGGACTGCTGGTATGGCTACAATGTCCTTGATGTGTCAGCGTTCAAACACTTCCGAATCAACCACTCGAAGCTGTTTGCAGATAGCCACAACCACATCAATGGAATCGAGAATTTTTGGAACCAGGCCAAACGCCATATGAGGAAATTCAACGGCATTCCAACCAAGCATTTTTCTCTGTTTTTAAAGGAATGCGAGTGGCGTTTTAATAACAGCAATCCGCGAAGCCAGTTTAAACAACTGAAACAGTGGGTTAGAAGACATATGGGCTAG
- a CDS encoding IS256 family transposase, which produces MTGRDGFDKIFVESHGDWLREMVTAIVHEVMEAEVSAIAGAGYGERKAERNTHRNGYRERQWTTRVGDIDLHIPKLREGSYFPTFLEPRRRSEKALIGVIKEAYVQGVSTRRVERLCQQMGIERMDKNFVSRMVQDIEAEVLAFKSRPLEGEFPYVFVDARYEKVRREGRVTSMAVLVAVGVRMDGHREVLGVEPTMGERYLLWRDFLQDLTSRGLQGVRLIVSDAHEGLKRAITEVFSGTSWQRCRVHFMRSMLAHVSKRYQPMVSALLKTIFAQPTLEEARRELRNVVDALEPKFPDVAKLVEEAEDEVLTYMAFPPEHWRKLYSTNMLERLMRTIKARTRVVSIFPDERSLERLVGAVLIEENEEWMEARRYISEASMAKLNAARPQLPPRGELGLEEAA; this is translated from the coding sequence ATGACAGGTCGGGACGGGTTCGACAAGATTTTCGTCGAGTCCCACGGCGACTGGCTGCGTGAGATGGTCACGGCGATCGTGCACGAAGTGATGGAGGCTGAGGTGAGCGCAATAGCTGGAGCCGGCTACGGCGAACGAAAGGCGGAGCGGAACACGCACCGCAATGGCTACCGGGAGCGTCAGTGGACGACCCGAGTCGGCGACATTGATCTGCACATCCCGAAGCTCCGCGAGGGGTCGTATTTTCCGACGTTCCTGGAACCCCGCAGGCGCTCCGAGAAGGCCCTGATCGGCGTTATCAAGGAAGCCTACGTCCAAGGCGTGTCCACGCGCCGTGTGGAACGATTGTGCCAGCAGATGGGCATCGAGCGGATGGACAAGAATTTCGTTTCGCGCATGGTCCAGGACATCGAGGCTGAGGTTTTGGCGTTCAAGTCCCGCCCCCTGGAGGGCGAGTTCCCGTATGTGTTTGTGGATGCACGCTACGAGAAGGTCCGCCGGGAAGGCCGCGTGACAAGCATGGCGGTGCTGGTGGCCGTTGGCGTACGCATGGACGGCCACCGTGAGGTGCTTGGAGTGGAGCCCACGATGGGAGAACGCTATCTCCTGTGGCGGGATTTCCTGCAGGATCTGACCAGCCGTGGGTTGCAGGGCGTCCGACTGATAGTCAGTGATGCCCATGAAGGTTTGAAGCGGGCCATCACCGAAGTTTTTTCCGGAACAAGCTGGCAGCGTTGCCGCGTTCACTTCATGCGCTCCATGCTGGCTCATGTTTCCAAGCGCTATCAGCCAATGGTGTCCGCGTTGCTCAAGACCATTTTCGCCCAGCCCACCCTGGAAGAGGCCCGTAGGGAACTGCGCAATGTGGTCGATGCGCTTGAGCCTAAATTTCCAGACGTGGCAAAGCTCGTGGAGGAGGCTGAGGACGAGGTGCTGACCTACATGGCGTTTCCACCAGAGCATTGGCGCAAACTGTACTCCACGAATATGCTGGAGCGCCTCATGCGGACAATCAAGGCCCGCACCCGAGTGGTCAGCATCTTCCCTGACGAGAGGTCGCTGGAGCGCCTGGTTGGCGCCGTACTGATCGAAGAGAACGAGGAGTGGATGGAGGCCCGGCGCTATATCAGCGAAGCCTCAATGGCCAAACTCAACGCCGCCCGGCCCCAGCTCCCCCCGCGGGGGGAGCTGGGCCTGGAAGAGGCCGCGTAG
- a CDS encoding putative quinol monooxygenase, with protein MGKTYVTATVIAKDGAEQELEAILVKLVEEVRKEEGCIRYDLHRSDYGNVFLFYEIWQSPAHLAAHGKTPHMAAMAEATKDLVAGPAEVNTWEEIDVSSS; from the coding sequence ATGGGAAAAACATATGTGACAGCGACAGTTATCGCCAAGGATGGTGCCGAGCAGGAGTTGGAAGCCATACTGGTGAAGTTGGTGGAAGAGGTTCGGAAGGAAGAGGGATGTATCAGGTATGATCTGCACCGATCAGACTATGGCAATGTCTTCCTCTTTTATGAAATATGGCAGAGCCCGGCTCATCTGGCAGCCCATGGCAAGACGCCGCATATGGCGGCCATGGCCGAGGCGACCAAAGATCTGGTTGCCGGACCAGCCGAGGTGAATACCTGGGAAGAGATCGATGTTTCGAGCTCATAA